The stretch of DNA CGCTCGGAATGCCTGTTGAGCGAGATTTGATGCACTACATCGCAATATTTTCCGGAGGCCTATCCATTCTCTGGCTCGGAATGTTAATGGCGAAGCTGTGGGGAAGTTGGCGTTCGAATACCCCCGTCTAGCCCGTCTCGCCTGATCACGACCGTGGAGTGCAGCTCATAATTCGGTACCCGCCGACGCCTGCGATGCGGAATTTGTTCCGCGATCGGCGCATATCGGACATCGAATAGCAATCAAGCTCGATTTATGGGTACGCCTCCGAGTCTAATTCGTCCGGCCGTGTGCGCGCGATAATCTCGGCCGCGCCCTTGTCCAGCAACGCCAACCCCACCGCGCGGCCGAGTTCGCGCGGACGGTCCGCCGCGCCCTGCCGCGACACCTCGATGAAGCGGTCGCCGGTTTCGTCGAGCACGGCGGCCGTCAGCGTCAACTCGTTGCCCGCCGAGGTGGCGTGGCCGGCGATCGGCGAGTTGCAGTGGCCGTTCAGCACCCACAGCACCTCGCGCTCGGCCTCGGCGCAGAGGCGCGACGCGGCGTCCTCGATCTTCGCCAGCCGTGCGCGCGTCAGCCAATCGTTCTCAACGCATTCGACCGCGACGATGCCCTGCCCCACCGCCGGCAGCATTTCGTGAACTGAAAAGTCATGGACGATACGTGAAGCCATTCCGAGCCGCTCGAGTCCCGACCGCGCCATGACAAGCGCGTCCGCAGGTCCCACCTCGCCGCCATCCGGAAGCCGCTGCTTGTCGCCGCGATCGAGTTTTGCGACCCGCGTATCGGCCGCGCCGCGGAAATGGATGACAGTCACTTCCGGAAACAGCCGGCGCAGATACGCCGCGCGGCGCACCGCATTGGTGCCGATCTTGAAACCCTTGCCCTTCGAAGCGCGAAACGCTTCCAGCGAGAGCCCGGGACGCATCACCAGCGCGTCGTTGGCGGCGTCGCGCGGCAAGGTCGCTCCGATGATCAGGCCCGGCGTCTCCTCGTTGCCCGGAACGTCCTTCAGCGAATGCATTGCGGCCTGCAATTCGCCTGCGCGCATGGCTTCGCGAATTTCAGCGACGAAGGCGCCGCCCTTGCCGCCATGGCGCAGCAGCTTGCTGGTCTGGTCCTGGTCGCCGCGGGTTTCGAACTTGACGATCTCGACGTCGAGCGCGGGATCGGCCGCGCGCAACAGCCGCGCGATCGCTTCCGTCTGCGCCAGCGCCATCGCGCTCTTGCGCGTGCCGATCTTCAAGGTCTGTCCCGACACAAGGTCTCC from Bradyrhizobium sp. AZCC 1693 encodes:
- the hemC gene encoding hydroxymethylbilane synthase; this translates as MKIGTRKSAMALAQTEAIARLLRAADPALDVEIVKFETRGDQDQTSKLLRHGGKGGAFVAEIREAMRAGELQAAMHSLKDVPGNEETPGLIIGATLPRDAANDALVMRPGLSLEAFRASKGKGFKIGTNAVRRAAYLRRLFPEVTVIHFRGAADTRVAKLDRGDKQRLPDGGEVGPADALVMARSGLERLGMASRIVHDFSVHEMLPAVGQGIVAVECVENDWLTRARLAKIEDAASRLCAEAEREVLWVLNGHCNSPIAGHATSAGNELTLTAAVLDETGDRFIEVSRQGAADRPRELGRAVGLALLDKGAAEIIARTRPDELDSEAYP